AGGTCTGGGCAGAGAAGAGTTTATGCAGGGTTATGAGGGCATTTGGAAAAGGTGGGAAAACCCTTCCTAGGCACAGAGTGGGCGATAAAGTAGAAGGTTTTGTAGGGGGCTTTGAATGCCAGGTTGAGTGTGTATTTGATTTTAAATGCACCAGGACAAAATTTGGGGGGCAATGTCACAATAGTGTTTGAATTTAAGAAAGGCAACACCAGCAGCAGCACCTTGATGAAATCACTGAATTTCCTCAGTTTTTACACCTGCAAGCCTCTGAACTTCACCAAGATTTGTATTTAGAAAATAAGATCCATGCCCATTGCCTGACCTTTTTAAAGAGCTACTATATAAATCCAATATATGACTATGTTAACTCcagtcaatgaaaaaaaaaaaaaacagtattgaTTTTTGGCAGTGAAAACCAGTCTCTGAAGACTCAAAACTAAAATCAAGACTGTTTCTGCAAACTTTCAATCCTTGTCATAGGACTTGTTCAGATTCACTGAAGAACTATTTGCTGTGACACAAGTGGCAAAGGATAATATCACATGTGCTCTCTAGCACACTGAGCAATTCTGTTAAGATAAAACCTGTAAGCACTGGCTATTTTTGTTGAGCACTTGGGTTGAGTTCAATGTCCTTGGAGCATCACTGTAAGTCCAGATAGTAAGTAAACCAAACATTAGGAAGGTTATGTGTTCACCAACCATCCAATCACAAAGCCAGGTCTTGACTTTCTAGCCAGGGTTAAATGTTGTAAGATACGCATTGACTCAACATTTGAGTGCCTACTAAAGGTTAGGAATAATACAACAGGGGTAAGCAGCCCCTGTTCTCATAGCAGTTGGGGTGAAGGGAAGCTGGAGACCCCTGACAAATATAAGCCTATAAAATGCTGGGTAGTGATCGGTGctgtgaaagaaaacaaagcagaacaGGGATTTAGGGAAAGCAGTATATTTAGTTGGGGGTGGCCAGGAAAAACCTTTCTGAAGCAGCACAGTACAGGCGTTAAAAGAGGGACCCTAGCGCTAGGCTGGGCAGCTTTGCCTCTCACTAACTGAATAACCTTGTGCAAATCACTGAACCATGTGCGCAAGATTGGGATTTCGTTAACCTTTCAAAATAGTGCCCTAAACAGGCCAGGCACGGTTCTCCCTTAAGCCTATTAGCAGCCTTATAAAGTAGATAGTACTGTTACTACAGCCATTtttgcagaagagaaaactgaggcacaaagagattaATTAGTAACTTTCCCAACCAAAGACACACAACTAGTGAATGACAGAGCTGGGACAGCGGTGGTGACTCCAGGTCCGCTATCAAGGACTAAATGAGTTTCAGAACAGTCCCCGACAGACAGATACTAGTGACGGCAAACGCACCGCTGGCCCACGGTTCGAGGACGGGGCACCAAGAAGGGCAGCCACGAGCAGGGGCAGGCGCGCGGGCGCAGGTCTGCAGCGCGCGCCTACTCCGAGCCGAGAGCAGTCGCCCGGGGGTCGGCCAGACCCCTGCTCCCTCTCCTGCCCACTCCCACCCACGGGCCGGCTCGAGGAGGTAGGTCCTACAAGACCGCGAGCCCCACGCGGTGCCCACAGAGCCGCGAGGCCGATACACACACCCGCTTCCCTTAGCCTTCGGGCCCCGCCATGCCGACAGACCTCACCTTCTCCTCCCTCCATCGCGAGATTTCCGGCCGTTAAAAAAACGGAAGTGGATTGTACCATCGTCTCGGGcctgggggggggaggggtggacCTTTAAATAAGTAAACTCGTCGTTGGGACCGTCTGTTCAGAAACtcaattgaaaatatttaagaaatgacTAAATTCTGTCTACTCTTGGCCTGTGGGTTCTAAAAGTTCCCGTCCTTATCCTGTCAGTACAGTTTCCAGGAGATAGAAGTTTCCGAACGCAAGCTGATTCCAGAAAGTACTGTCTGGCGTTAAAGTAGTCTCGCTTGGAAAATAAGTCTCACGAGTACTGTAGTGCGCATACGCAGACTCTTAGCCCCTCCCGCGAAAGGAAGGCGCCTTCTTGGTTGCTGAGTTGGTGTCCGCCGGTTGCGGGGAAGTAACTGCTGCTGCTGCATCATGGCGTCCGTGGGGACCCTCGCCTTCGATGAATATGGACGCCCTTTCCTCATCATCAAGGATCAGGACCGCAAGTCTCGTCTTATGGGCCTTGAGGCCCTCAAGGTAATGGGTTCGGGAGTCTTGCGGTGGGATGAGCGAAGGTGGCCGAATCGGGTGGCTGTGCGCTTGCGCAAGCCTAGGAGCGGTTCTGCCATGTGCTCCCGGGGAAGGTGGAGAAACCTCTCTCTGGAGGGAGCCCTGTCGGTGTCCACTCATGCACCTTGCTTCCAGATCTCGGGAGAGGCCAACAATAAGCCTTTTGTCGCGAGTAGGGGATTGGGTGTAGCTGCAGGCGCCTTTCAGCGTTGGGTGGGGCAGCTTCAAttcagggagcagggggcccaggGCAGCAGCAGTGAGACGTCCCTGTGGTCGTTTCCTGCTGCCCAGCAGTCGTACCGTTCGGTGAGATGTAGGGAGAAATTCTCAGGTCACCTGTCTCTACTGCTTAACATTTCAGGTGATGTACTGCAGCAGCCCTAAAAGAGATGGCGGCTCGTTTTCTTTGTCACTTAGTAAAGGTTTAGTTATTTACCAAGTATTTTATGTTTGGGCGGCTTTATGCACGGCGTGTACCTGGATGCAGTGTcgtaaaagtaaaaatacatatactgttaagaaagaaaagccagagtGAAAAATGGAGACTAATAGCCATAACACAAGGCAGTGTGTGATGACAATCAGCAGTTATGGAAAGGGAGGCAGATGAGTTGGAGGGAGCCTTTCAAGCATTTGATAGCAGGTGGCATTTGCTCTGGGATGGGGTAAGACTTCTGAAAATATGGGAGAGAGGTAGCTTTCCAGGGAGAGGAAACGATAAAAAACGAAGGCTCTTGGACAGAAAAACACATGGCAGTGTGTGGAGTAAAAGAGCAATTTAGCTCTTAATGGAGCACATTCTACTCTgttataaaaactttaaaatgccTTACATAGGATTAGCAGAATCATAATTTAGGTAGAACCATAGTGAGGACATAGTGTTTGGAATGGACTAAAGGGAATAAGAAAGatgaaaggaattaaagaaacCATTGTAGGAGTTGAGAtaagaaaggaagggacacttcACGGTTCGCTCACAATTGCAAAATGAAAGAATCCACAAGCCTTGTTTATGTCAACAGGGCTGAGGTGGGCTCTATTCCTTTAGAGTCCTGGGGTTTTACTTAACCAGATTTAGAAACAATCCACCTCTCCCATGTACTGTTTGAGTTAGGACAAGTTacacaacctctctgagccttgattcCTCAGTGGGGCTTCACACATCTCTGTCAGACTGAggccaaaaattaaatgaagtaacTCAAGGAATGGACACACAGTGCCCTACCCTAGTAGGTACTCagtatttgttttctctctggaATAAAGTTTCTAGCCACTCCTATTGTTACACACTcaattccatttctctttccaagGGACCAGCAGAGAAAGTAACATCCATGGCATACACCCAATACAACATCTGAAATAAAAGCTGCACCTCTTTCCATCAGCCACCATGCTGACTACTTTACATGCGTTATTTCATGTGACCCTCACACTCTGAGGTGTTATTTTACAGAATTGGAGAAAGAGCAGAGCCATGATTCAAGCCTTCTTCTGTCTGACTCCATAGCCAGCTGTCTAGAGGAGGGGTTCTCAGCATTGCCGCTGGTAACACTGGGGCCAGTACTTCTTTGTGTGGGGGCTGTCCCGTGTAGGAGGTTGCCCATCATCCCAGGCCTAGGTCCCAGTAGCAGCCTTTTCCCCAGTTGTGGCAACCCAAATGTCTCCAGACAATTGCCAGCTGTCCCCTGGGAGACAGAAtcaccccagttgagaaccactggtctagagtAAACGGCTTCCCTATGATTCTTACCCTTTAGAAAAATCCATTGTCAATCAGTTTGCTTTTCCAAGGTTAACAGTATTTTCACGGACCCAGTGAGTTTTGTGTCTTTGGTAACTTGCCAGAGGGGGTAACTAGGGAAGGCTTCAGGAAGCTAGGCATTTGAACTCTGCTGTGGAAGATGGTCAGGATTTTAATGGGTAGAGGGGCTTCTCTAGTACAGGGATCAAAGGACATGTTTAGGGAACAAGCAGTAGACCATCCTCCCAGAAGGAAGCTAGGTCTCAGATTGCAGAGAGCTATGCAGAAGAAGCTGAAGCTTTTGGACTTGAGTGGTTAGGGCTTTGGGACTAATAAGTGACCTGTTTGAGGACGATGGATTGGTTagaaggatgggggtgggagaagaGACCCCAGGATCCCATTGGTGATGGCCGGGATTGAATGAAAGGAAACAGGGCATTTAGAGGAAGGAAGGCTGAATGGTGTGTAGAAGCGGAGGGAAGGGTATTTTCAAGCATCAGTTGCTTTAGTGTTCTCATACCTTTGGCCCAGAACCAGAGGTGGGGACTTGGATGTTCAGGTGGGGTTTGCTGTAACTGCCATCCCCAGAGTTCAAGAGCTTCTGCGCTGCATGTTCACGATCCTGTGCAAATGCAGCACCAGGTCTGTTGTTTCTTCTCCTGTGATGTAGACGTCTGTGGCTTATCTGAATGTGATGATGGCTGCTCAGGGTTCTCccttgttgttttttcttttttttagttttattctctCTCATTGCTTACAGCCTTAAGGTAAtatgtattttgttgagagtcTCTAGGTTGTGTCACAGCTGTATGTTATTTTTGTCTTAAAAGTGCAGACAATCACAACTTTATAcatacactaaaaaccactgaaatgtacacCTTGAAAGGACAAACTGTATATTCAtaaacctttatttttaaatgcaggcAGTACTTGGCTTAGGAAAGAATTGTGTTCTAAGAGTGTGTAACTCACAATGAAAGCAGGTTCCCAGGCCAACGAACAAAATCCTAAAATTTAGTCCATAGTGTGATTGAATCAGGCAGCCTTGATGTGTAGACTCctctggaagaaaagggaagaagaaacttttcttcccttttcttccactTTCCTGAGCAACAAAGGCAAAGTCTATTGTGGCATCTCCTCTATTTGCCAGATTTCCTGCATCTTTCCTCTCTGACTTTTATTTATATCTATCACTCAGCTTAGTAGTTAGATGTGAATAGGAAGAAAACACCATGTAATTTATTTATCCTAATATCTGTGACAGCCGCTTAGCCCCTTTTGGGAGGACCACCGCCAACTTTGGTCTATTACTCTTTATAATTTCAGGCTGTGCAAAAAATTCTAGGCGGTTTGGGCAAGAGAACAAACATGACAAGATCAACCAGTCTGCCTGATTTTACAGACACCCAGGATCAGTTCTTCTAAACTGTTACCACTTATCAGAACTTGCCTTCTTTTAAAACCCAATTTTCTTAAAAACTTTGACAGCCAGGGCTGTCCTTCCGGTGTATGGGTTATGTATTGGCTCAGCCATGTGAAGGAAGAGCCTGTTTCTGCAGTAAACGATAGCTTAAAGATTCACAGCAGTGTggagggggggggcgggggggttgGATTCTTTTCACATGGAGTTAGTGTTGCAGGATGGCCTTGACTTTGAGGTCAAACTGCCAGtgtcctcagctataaaatgaggCTGGTAAGAGGACCTGCCTTGGAGGTGTGttaagggttaaatgagataacacagcTTGCTTGGTTTCTGCGCAAATCACCTATTTAGCTAGTAGTTGTAAATGTCATCATACCTAGATCCAGACCTGTCTGGTTGCCTCTTCAGTATAGAAACTTCTAGAGAATAGGAATTTTGTCATAAGTGATTTTAATATAATCATCAGCTGTATGCTTTTAAcaattgaaatttttatatcTAACTGAATACTtgctttttctctgtttcatttagtCTCACATAATGGCTGCAAAGGCTGTGGCAAATACAATGAGAACATCACTTGGACCAAATGGTAAGGGTCTCACATTCTTTGCTTTTTaacaaaaagttttaaatcataaaataatcAATACACCCTCATTACAGAAAGTTGGGAAACGGGCATGGAGGCATCCTTCTATCCTAAcacactatttttttctttggtgtaTTTCAGACTTTAAATGTGAGTGTAATCACAATATGTGTACAGTTTTGGTTAGTACTACATTTAGTAGTGCTCCATAGTCTTTTACCCGTTTAggttttttttcaatgttttgctGTATATTAACCAATCTAAACATGTTGTCCTGCAGATATCTTTCTATGTATattaattatatgtatattaattATTTACTCACAGTAGATTCCATATATAGAATTGGGTCAAGAGGTCTAacttttttccttgttcttgGTGTGTTCTTCCCTTCTTCTCCACCCCACCTACCCCCTGTCTCTCTGGCCTGGAGGTGTTCTAAatgttgtgccttttttttttagggCTTGATAAGATGATGGTGGACAAAGATGGTGATGTGACCGTAACCAATGATGGGGCCACCATTTTAAGCATGATGGATGTTGACCATCAGATTGCCAAGCTGATGGTTGAACTCTCCAAGTCCCAGGACGATGAAATTGGAGATGGAACCACAGGAGTGGTCGGTAAGAAAAGGCAGAATGTTCTTTTCTTATCTCAGAGGGGTTTAAAATCAGAGGGCTAATGCGCCAGCCAAGAATGTTTACCCCAAATCACATCATGGGGAGACAGTCGGTCAAGTCTATATTGAAGGACTCACTTCAAAACAAGCAGCCAGTTTCTTCAGAACTGTCTGTATCGTGAGAGACCAGAAAGGAACGGGAAGGACTCAGGAATTTTTCTagattaaagaaacaaaagagaagtgATAACCAGCATATTGTATGGTCCTTGATTGgataatggatttaaaaaaaaaagcctcagaaGACATTTACTACAAGTGTAGAATTTATTGATTTTGTATCATATATCatgcaataatattttttttctcagtatggacttttttttttaattcaattttactgagatatattcacataccgtacagtcttccaaagtgtacaatccagtgttcacagtaccatcatatagttgtgcattcatcaccccaatctattttttgaacattttccttgtaccagaaaaagtaaaaataaggataaaaaatagaagtaaaaaagaacacccaaatcatccccccccaccctatttttcatttagttttttgtccccatttttctactcgtccatccatatgctggataaagggagtgtgatccataaggctttcacaatcacactgtcaccccttgtaagctatattgctatacagtcgtcttcaagagtcagggctactgggttgcagtttgatagtttcaggtgtttacttctagctattccagtgcattaaaacctaaaaagtattatctatatagtgcgtaagaatgtccaccagagtgacctcgactccatttggaatctctcagccagtgaaactttatttcgtttcactttgcatccccttttggtcaagaagatgttctcagtcccatgatgtcaggtccaggttcatccctggttGTCATATCCCgcattcccagggagatttacacccctgggagtcagatcccatgtaaagaggagggcagtgagttcacctgccaagttggcttagctagagagaaagggccacatctgagcaacaaagaggtactcgagGAGACTCCTGAGTACACTTATaacaagtttagcctctccttcgcagtaacaagcttcataagggcaagtcccatgatagagggctcggcgcatcaaactgccagtcctcagtgtttgtaggaacatcagcaacaatccaagtgaggaagcccaacaccgctgcattttcccccagctcctcaggggggccctgcatatatatttttattctctgtccaaattactttgggatgtgtcgctatttcacactaacctatcatgcagtagtattttaatgttaagTTTCCTGAGTGTGATAATTATGTTGTGATTATGCAAGAGATGTTCTTGTTTATAAGAGatgaatgataaaatatttaGGGGTGAGATTTCACGATTTCTGCAACTAATTCTCAAACAGTTGAGCAGAAAAAGTATGTGACATGCATAAAGATACAGTAGCACACATGGGGAAAGTGTTAACAAAGTGAACTGTGTCCATTTTACTATTCTTGTAATTTTTCTAAAGGTTTGAAATATTTAAGGGGGAGAAACGGAAGAGTTATGTTTCAGGTTACCTTTTCTGCAGatgattttcaaattcatttattctacacTTATTCAGTGCCAAGTTATACACTGTACCAAGCACCATTCTGAGTATGTGTGGGATGCAGCAGAGATTAAAACAACCCCCGTCTTTGTGGAGCTAAGATAAGGATTTCATATCCTCTTATCATCAGGGTGAATTTCTTATGATAGAAATTGCTGACTCAGGAAACAGTTgttttttctgcttataaaaatgtcttggcttttttctttttttttttcttctttttattctttagttgCATTCTTTACATCGAGAGTTGGACATCTTTCTACTAATGGTAGACTTTCTACTAAGGGTAGACTTGCTTCCTTTAAATACTGTGCAGAGGTTTGATTCCTTTTGGCTCTGGGGTGTACTGGAGCCAAAGGGAGGAATTggttttaaaagggaaaaaaaactggCTTTGGTTCCACGTAATAAAGAATTTTCCTGTTGACACTGTCTAGCAAAAAAGGCTCCCTTCTTAAAAATCTTCCTTTAGGGTAATTGGACTCCTGCCTTGTTTAAATATTAGATTAGATGGCCTTGGCTTATAAGATGATTTCCAGCTTATTTCTGGGACCTTCATATTTTCAAGGTAGCGTTCTCATCTTCACTGAGCATACAAATAAGACTGAATGTTTTCTTAACCTGGTTATCGCTGTCTCTTTTGCAGTCCTGGCTGGAGCCTTGTTAGAAGAGGCTGAGCAGTTGCTGGACCGCGGCATTCACCCAATCAGAATAGCCGACGGCTATGAGCAGGCCGCCCGCATCGCCATCGAGCACCTGGACAAGATCAGCGACAGTGTTCTCGTGGACCTGAAGGACACAGAGCCTCTGATTCAGACAGCAAAGACCACACTAGGCTCCAAagtgtatgtttacagaaaatgGGGGTGGTAGCATTTATAGAGGAGGCAGAGCTTGTTTGCTTGTTCTAAAGCTATGTAATTATCATTCGTGGTGTCATCTCAatttggttttttttctcttcttggctttttggttttgctttgtttttaatgtagGTACAGACAGACGTCCTAGATATTAGTTGAAAGTTAATTTCTGAGTTCAGGTCTTAGATCCTCTTGGCAGAATTTGAAATACATAGTCCTTCAGTATAGCAGGACAGGCTGCATTAGAAATCAACCAAAGTGCAGCCTACTTGGGTGCTGTATTAATTTTCAGAACACTTCTTCCATTTATTTGCTAGAAAAGCATGGGAGAGAGGGTTGTCCTTTTCATTCAGAAAGCAAATTACTgatccaaaattttaatttagtaaGGAGAAGCATCTGGAAATTGACTTAAATAGGGTGTTTGCAACACTTACTTAATCCTATTTGTCAGGCCAATTCCCAAATTCCAGTTTAAGAGTCTTTGTTAAAATCTTTTTTAGTAGATAACATTTTCGTTGTGAGAGATGTTACAAtgttttcgtgtgtgtgtgtggtggttcTAGCAAAAAGGAGAGTGTGGTCTGAACTCCGGCAGGTCCGGAGGAAGGTACCAGAAGTGTCTGTTTCTGTTGCCTTCTCCCTCCACCGGGGTGGGGCGAGGGGCTGGCCCTCCCAGCAGCCTGTGTCAGGGCAGGGGAGCCTGGGTGGTGCCAGCCATCCCCGTTTGGTTACGGACCTGGGCCAAGACTGGCTCCCAGGCAGCTGCTGTGCCCTGGGGTGGCCTCGATCACAAGTACAGTGTTGTCTTTCTCATGGAAGGAAGGCATTGCATttacatgaaatgcacaaatcttacTTTGTTTCACTGCTTTATAAGGTGGCCCTGTTCTCTTTGCAAGCCTTTCTAAAACCCAAGTGTGTATAGATCTTTACTGCAGAAAACGTTCAAGTATCTAATAATGGCCAAGTatattaaaacaaagcaaaaccttGTAAAGCACCTTAGGATATTAACAACATCTTTAGTTTCATGGTTATCTTTTCTACGTGACTTGGGATTTCAGACACTGTAATTCAAGTGGTAGATAGATTTACCTCCTGGTTTTTCTAGAATCAAAAGTAAATTCGTTAAACAAGTATCTTGGAGTTACATTTGTTGTAATAAAATGTGCTCTATATTGGTTGCAAGAATTGTTAAAACAACATGAAAGCTTTGTTCTGTGTTGTTTTTCTAGGGTTAACAGCTGTCACCGACAAATGGCCGAGATTGCTGTGAATGCTGTCCTCACGGTGGCAGACATGCAGAGGAGGGACGTTGACTTTGAACTCATCAAAGTAGAAGGCAAAGTGGGAGGGAGGCTGGAGGACACTAAACTTATTAAGGGTGTAATCGTGGATAAGGATTTCAGTCACCCACAGATGCCAAAAGTAAGTCATTGCCTTTCACAGCTTCAATGTATTTAACTCTTTAAATCCACCAgttcaaatgttttcatttccaccCATAGAAAGTGGAAAATGCAAAGATTGCAATTCTCACATGTCCGTTTGAACCACCTAAACCAAAGACGAAGCATAAGCTTGATGTGACCTCTGTAGAAGATTATAAAGCCCTTcagaaatatgaaaaggaaaagtttGAAGAGATGATTCAACAAGTAAGTCTTACCCTGGTGATTCTTGGTGAAACTTAAACTCCCGGAGGGTGCGTTTAGTTAGCTTCAGTGAAGAGGACAAAGTACCTG
Above is a genomic segment from Choloepus didactylus isolate mChoDid1 chromosome 11, mChoDid1.pri, whole genome shotgun sequence containing:
- the CCT5 gene encoding T-complex protein 1 subunit epsilon encodes the protein MASVGTLAFDEYGRPFLIIKDQDRKSRLMGLEALKSHIMAAKAVANTMRTSLGPNGLDKMMVDKDGDVTVTNDGATILSMMDVDHQIAKLMVELSKSQDDEIGDGTTGVVVLAGALLEEAEQLLDRGIHPIRIADGYEQAARIAIEHLDKISDSVLVDLKDTEPLIQTAKTTLGSKVVNSCHRQMAEIAVNAVLTVADMQRRDVDFELIKVEGKVGGRLEDTKLIKGVIVDKDFSHPQMPKKVENAKIAILTCPFEPPKPKTKHKLDVTSVEDYKALQKYEKEKFEEMIQQIKETGANLAICQWGFDDEANHLLLQNNLPAVRWVGGPEIELIAIATGGRIVPRFSELTAEKLGFAGLVKEISFGTTKDKMLVIEQCKNSRAVTIFIRGGNKMIIEEAKRSLHDALCVIRNLIRDNRVVYGGGAAEISCALAVSQEADKCPTLEQYAMRAFADALEAIPMALSENSGMNPIQTMTSVRARQVKEENPALGIDCLHKGTNDMKQQHVIETLIGKKQQISLATQMVRMILKIDDIRKPGESEE